A window of Kineococcus sp. NBC_00420 genomic DNA:
TGAGCGTGCCGTGCACCACCTGCAGCCGGTTCGCCCGCACGTGGGCGATCCCGAGTTCCGCGGCGAGGGGGCCGACGACCTCCAGGAACCCCCCGGACACCAGGGCCAGGGTGAAGCCCAGCCGGTGCAGCGTCCGGCACAGGGTCCGCGCCCCCGGGGTGAGGACGACGGCCGCCCGGACGGCGTCGATGACCGAGACGTCGAGACCCTCCAGACAGGCCACGCGTTCGCGCAACGAGGCGGCGAAGTCGATCTCCCCGCGCATGGCGCGTTCGGTGACGGCCGCCACCTCGGCCTCGCGTCCGGCGTGCGCGGCGAGGAGTTCGATGACCTCCTGCTGGATGAGGGTCGAGTCGACGTCCATGACGACGAGGCGTCGACCCATCCGGGCCAGGCCGGCGGGGGAGACGGCCGCGTCGAGTCCGTGCCGGCCGGCCTCGACGGAGAGCGTGCGGCGCAGGGCGAGGAGTTCCTCGGGACCGCCGTGGGTGGAGACGTCGAGTTCCACGCTGGTCACCGGGTGGACCGACATCCGCCGGATCCGGTCGACGTTGGCGCCGGCCTCGGCCAGCACCGTGGTGATGCGCGCGATCGCGGCCGGCACCAACGGCGCTCCCAGCAGCGTCACGTGCAACCGTCGCGGCCGGGCCGTGACGAGCACTTCTTCCGGTGCGGCGCAGGTCACCTCGAGCCCCTGCAGGCCGGCGACGGTTCCGGGGGAGACGGCGAGGGCCACCGCCCCGGGAACCGGGTCGGTGACCAGCGCCGACAACGTCAGGATCCCGCCGACGACGACCTGCTCCACGTCCAGCACGTGGGCCGCCGTCCCGGCGAGGGCGGCGAACAGCGCCGACGTCACCCCGGGCCGGTCGGGTCCGGTGACGGTCACCAGCACCGTGGTCGGGGAGGGGGTGTCAGGCACGCCCGGAACCCTACCGGGCGTGCCCTGCGGTGACGGTCAGGCGTTCTTGCTGTCGCGCCAGGCGATGAGCTCGGCGAGGAAACCCATGTCGTAGTCGGGTCCACCGGTACCGAAGGTGAACAGCCGGCCGCCGGCGGCGTGCAGCGCCTCCGCCGCCTCGACCCCGTCCTTGGGCTCGACCCCGACGGAGCGCTCGATCTCCAGGGGGTCCCGGCCGATCTCGGCGCAGCGTTCGTCGAGGATCCCGCTCTTGCGGGTGAACGTCTCGACGTCGCCGAAGGAGTGCCAGATGTCGGCGTGCTTCGCGACGATGCGCAGCGTCTTCTGCTCCCCGCCGCCGCCGATGAGGACGGGAACCTTGCGGGTGGGCGCCGGGTTCAGCTTCGCCAGCCGGCTCTCGATGCGGGGCATGTCGTCACGGAGCTTGTTCAGCCTTCCGCCGGCGGTGCCGAACTCGTAGCCGTACTCGTCGTAGTCCTTCTCGAACCACCCGGACCCGATGCCCAGGATCAGGCGGCCCGATCCCGTGTCGTGGGCGGAGACGTGGTCGACGGTGCGGGCCATGTCGGCGAGCAGTTCGGGGTTGCGGTAGGAGTTGCAGGACACCAGCGCACCGATCTCGATGCGCGACGTCGCCTCCGCCCACGCGGCCAACATCGTCCAGGCCTCGAAGTGCAGGCCCTCGGGCTCGCCGTAGAGCGGGTAGAAGTGGTCCCAGTTGAAGGCGATGTCGGCGCCCATCTCCTCCGCCCGCGCCGCGGCGGCGCGGATCGCGGGGTACTGCGCGTGCTGGGGCTGGATCTGGATGCCGATGCGCACCGGGCGCGGATCTGCGGTCATGTGCTGACCCTAGGTCCCGCCCGGCGCTGCCACCAGGTCCGGGTTCAGGTCGGGATCGTCTGGCCCTTGCCGACGACCGTGATGCCCGAGTCGGTCACGTGGAAACCC
This region includes:
- the serB gene encoding phosphoserine phosphatase SerB, with the translated sequence MPDTPSPTTVLVTVTGPDRPGVTSALFAALAGTAAHVLDVEQVVVGGILTLSALVTDPVPGAVALAVSPGTVAGLQGLEVTCAAPEEVLVTARPRRLHVTLLGAPLVPAAIARITTVLAEAGANVDRIRRMSVHPVTSVELDVSTHGGPEELLALRRTLSVEAGRHGLDAAVSPAGLARMGRRLVVMDVDSTLIQQEVIELLAAHAGREAEVAAVTERAMRGEIDFAASLRERVACLEGLDVSVIDAVRAAVVLTPGARTLCRTLHRLGFTLALVSGGFLEVVGPLAAELGIAHVRANRLQVVHGTLTGRVTGPVVDRAAKAVALRDFAAAEGLPLHRTVAVGDGANDLDMLAAAGLGIAFNAKPVVREQADAALNVPYLDAVLPLLGITRDDVEEADLLDQAGRSGPGDAALSRG
- a CDS encoding LLM class F420-dependent oxidoreductase is translated as MTADPRPVRIGIQIQPQHAQYPAIRAAAARAEEMGADIAFNWDHFYPLYGEPEGLHFEAWTMLAAWAEATSRIEIGALVSCNSYRNPELLADMARTVDHVSAHDTGSGRLILGIGSGWFEKDYDEYGYEFGTAGGRLNKLRDDMPRIESRLAKLNPAPTRKVPVLIGGGGEQKTLRIVAKHADIWHSFGDVETFTRKSGILDERCAEIGRDPLEIERSVGVEPKDGVEAAEALHAAGGRLFTFGTGGPDYDMGFLAELIAWRDSKNA